DNA sequence from the Camelus dromedarius isolate mCamDro1 chromosome 24, mCamDro1.pat, whole genome shotgun sequence genome:
TTCACTTGATTCTCCAGATGGGAGAGTGGTGCCTGTCCCCTACTCTTAGGTGTGCCTGATGGCTCTAGTCCAGCGCTGATCTGGTTCAGCCTTCCGAGAGAGTGAACTGCAAGAATTCTAGACTGAGGGATGGGATCCCCTACCGACTTCCATCAGTCCTAGATTTATTGCCTACCCAGATCCTGCCTTCACACAGGAGGCACTTGGTATGTCTGTTACTGTCACTCATCACATGAATAGAATTTCTCCTGTTAAACCATCCTTCATGCATGGGATAAAGGCTGTACCATCTCTCTCCACCCCCCTTTCCTGATTTGCCTTCTGTGACATACTGACTCTAGGACAGCGGcggcgtgggggtggggagaggcgggTCGGAGGGAGTAAGCACAAGCTTCAAAGGGAAGGTGCGGGGTTTGTGCAGGAAGCGTGAGCACACCTGACAGGTTAATTAAAATACTTTCACTTCAAGAGTGGTTTTGTGGAGAATATTAAAAGGGTTTGGGGCGGGTGGTTTCTCTGCTGCCACTTTCTTATTCACTCTCCCCCAGGGACGGCCTGtcagcagtctgtgttttaatGTTTCAGGTTCGGAAACCGGAACCGAGAACAGAGAGTTGATTCCAAAGCAAGAAACTCTAGACGAAGTGGAGCCCCAGGGGCAGCTACCAGGGTCCCAGGAGCACCTGTCTTGCGAGTGGGGTGAGGCGCATGAGGACAGGGCAGAAGAGCACTCAGGGAAGCCCTCATCGCTGAAACTTGAACATTCTCCTGAAGAGCCGGGAGTCCCCGGCATCTCAGATCTCCAGAACGGccccagagaagagagagactcCAAAATCAGTGAATTGGGGAAGAGCATCAGAAGTTCAGACTCTGTTCTTTGTCAGCACGTGCAGACCGCAGAGAGTCCCCTGCTGGGTGACGGCCGTGGGGACAGCTGCAAACACAGCTTAGCTGTGGTAAAACCCCACAAAAATATTGACCAGGAGGGAAATTGCCAGGGTCCGGGCCTTTTGGAGACCCCAAGACGGTTCCCAGAAGAAAGACCTTACAAATGCGATAAATGTGTGAAGGGTTTTAAACAGCGTTCTGACCTCTTGAAGCACCAGAGAAcccacaccggggagaagcccTATAAATGCCAAGAATGTGGAAAGCGCTTCAGCCAGAGCGCCACCCTCATCAAGCACCAGAGGACGCACACGGGCGAGAAGCCATACACGTGTCCCAGGTGCGGGGACCGCTTCAGGCAGAGCTCACATCTCAGTCGGCATCAAAGGATCCATCTGGGGGAGAAGAGCTACAGATGCGCCGAGTGCGGGGGCACCTGCCGGGTGGCCCACCGTGCCAGGCACCAGCGAGCACACGCCGGGGAGAGGCCCTACACGTGTGAGGAGTGTCACAAGGGCTTCAAACGGTGCTCCGACCTCGCCAAGCACCAGAGgatccacaccggggagaagcccTACGGGTGTTCCGCCTGCGGGAAGCGCTTCAGCCAGAGCGCCACCCTCATCAAACACCAGAGAACTCACACCGGCGAGAAGCCCTACAGGTGTCTTGAATGTGGGGAGAGCTTTAGACAGAGTTCCCACCTCATCCGACACCAAAGAATCCATAGAAATAAAGTCCTGTCATTTTGACATGCTTCTGCCTGAgctgttttgtttctctctctctccctctctctctctttgtttccaGAAACCACATTCTTTGGCTTTGGAGTATTTCAGTCACTGTGGATGGAATTGCCTTGGGCAACACACCCAAAACAGAGTCCGACTGCAGCCTTGGGACGTACTTGGATAACCTATCGCCAGGACGGAGGGAGATACTCAGGTCGGGAGCCGCATCAAGGAGACGCTGACATGAGCGAGGGCTGACCCGTGACAGTCTGTCCTCGTCTCTTCACGCTTCCTACCTCTGCTTTTGGACCAAACCTTGCCCACTCCAGTTACTTCCCAGAGAATGGATTTCCGTCACTTAGAGCTGTCTTGCTACTTAGATGGTCAATATTTTATAACCGAAAACACCCTGTAAAGTTCAGTGCCTACAAGAAACACTCTATATTTTTGACTTTGTGAAAAACTAATTTTGCAGAGTCCCtgttgctttctcattctttgctTGTTTGGTTAGCCACAGCTACAAATTTGGATTAGAGCCTAAATCTTTCTTACTATCTCTCTAGTGCTGTACAcaaataacatatattgcatcCAAAttctttttgaactttttttataTTAAGGGAATATAAGTACATTATTTGATATTTAGGGACACAGTGGGAgaaaatcacccataatcccaACGCCGTGATCCGCTTGTTACAAGCATTGGGATGTATTTCCGTCTGatttttttgtgcattttttatATAACAAAAGCCACAGGGTTTATATTTTGTATCTTTAGTAttatgtcttaaaatttttacatGGTTTTCATAACCTTTTGCCTAATAGCTGCTCACTGTCCATCAAGTGGATGTAACAGTTCCTTTTCTTGGGCATTCCAGGCATGTCTCAGTTTTTATTGTTGCAAACAATGCTAAAGTGAATATCAATgtaattttaggataatttgGATTGCTCTTTAGAATCTAAGGCTACATTCCCAGAGGTAGAATTCCTTGATCAGTGTGTGAGCTGTCCTGTGGCTTCCACTCCACCCTCCCAATTTCTCTCCCCAAAAGCAAGTGCTAAATTACATTCTACTGTGAGAGTGTgcccaggaagaaggaaaacaaatttttgatAAACTGGTAGCAATCTGCAACAAGACTCAAAAAGCATGAGCCTTATTAAAGATTGATAAATTCAACTACATTGCATTAGGAAAAGACAACATAGGAATTAGAGTCCAtgaagatgaaaagatgctcaatgacGTAAGtaataagagaaatgcaatttaagcCAATTAGATACTATTTCACACCCTTCAGATTATCAGGTCTTTCTACATCTACACCTTTATCTCTCTCGTTCCTTcaggaaatgtttattgagcaccgaGAAGTTGCCGGTCTCCAGGCTACATGCCAGCAACAGAAACGCACAGAGGTTGCAGCTCCCACCGGGGCTACAGGATACAGCTACTCAGGCTGTGCACTGCTCAACTCCAGGGGATGCCCTCACATCAAAGCTGTGTGGACGGGGCCCCTAGAGCTGCTAAGTGCACAACCTGTACAACCCTCAGAGCCCCGGCCCTGCTTCAGGGAGTGAAGAGTCCAGTGAGGAAGCAGAAGTTGCATGGTATCGATCCAGGGGTCCACACTGCGAGGGGGCACAAGGGGCTGTGAGGACACCGGGCtcaccccatcccctcctctcAGAAGGTACTGCCAGTCCTGCCCCAGAAAATAGCCCCTTACCTCCTCCCGCATTCCCACCTCCCCAGACAGTCCTGCGCGTGTCCTcgccctcttctctcctcccccagagGAAGGGGCTGCCCTTCTAGTgacccttcctctgcctccactccatcctctctttctcctgtctcctccagGGCCTAGATCCAGTGACCATGACACTCCCTTTTCtgtctccatcctcctccccttgTGACACAGGGATTTACATAAGAAACAGATATTTGATCCTCCTgcctgtttctggcacagagttcctaaaacccttgaaatttcctgTAACAGCAAAGGAGCGTCTTTTAATATCTAGGCTTTGTCCTTGGTTTCTGAAATAGCTCCCGAGCAGCACAGGTCAGAGGAATGTCTTGTTACTCCTGACAGGTCCCTTCAACgacacctgagtttatgctaacgTGGCAACCGTGGAAAAcacccaggctgggctggaggcCTGGGTAACAGAGCACGTGATGAGAGGGGGGCGCTTTCACCCCACcccctgaggggaggggaggggctggggtcgAACCAGTCATGTCAAAGGCTGATGACTGGACCCGTCCCGCCCACGTAGGGCCCCCATGAGAACCCAGAAATGGCTGCTGCATCGTGAGGGTGCTGGGAGGTGTGGAGCCGGGAGGGGCACGAGGCtctgctccccccgccccgcctcccgcccTGTGCATCCCTTCCAcatggctgttcctgagttacatccttttacaACAAACCAGCAAGTAAActgtttcctgagttctgtgagccactctggcAAATTGATGGACCCAGGGAGTGGGTCGTGTGGGCCCTAATTTCTAGCCAGTggatcagaagcacaggtgacaacctggactggTGATTGGTGTCTGACGCCTGGGTGGGAGGGTGTTCTGACaaatgctacagcatggatgaaccttgaggacatgagGCTAAATGCTcaggccagacacaaaaggacaaacactgtatggTTCCACATATATAAGATACCTAGgctagtcaaattcatagacaccAAGTGGAAGGCTGGTTGCCAGGCGCTGAGTGGGCGGGGAAACAgttaactgtttttattactgttcagtgggtgcagagtttcagtttgtgaagatgaagaaagttctggagatgggccgtggtggtggttgcacaacagtgtgaatgtacttagtgccactgaactgtacacttaacaaaggtaaattttatggtatgtgtattttaccagtAAAAGCTTTTCTTTCCTGGCAGTTCAAGTTACCTTCAGCTGGATTCTTTCAAGGCTTGTTTTGAAGCTTTGTGAGGGTGCGTCACCCCCAGGAAAGGTGAGATCTTGGCTTAAAAGCTGGAGCAAGTCTCGAGGCCCTCTGGGCCTGTCTGGCGCTTTTACTCGGCCTTTGTCCTCTGTGTGTCTGCTCAGCGCCTCGGGGGCTCAGGGAGGACTCTGTCATGGCTGGTCAGGACGTGAACATCCCCAGCTGTGTGTGAGCTCTGGGGATTGTTAGCTTCTATCTTCCTGCTCCTTCTTTGCCCGGCATTCGCTCTGTCAGGAGCAAAGTCAGGAGGACCCTTATGGAGATTTCTGGagctttttctgtgtgtggctTCTAGCTGTCTAGGATTCTGCTACCCAGACCCCGCTACCTCTGCCTCCTTGAACTCAAATCTCTGTCTCCATGTCTCAGAGAGCCTGCTGTGGTCTGTGGGatccccctcccctgcactgTGGTCTGGAAAGTGCGCCCAGTTAGAAAGTCAGGGCAAACGCAGGCCTCACCCgacttgtttccttttcctcGGGGGTTATGGGTCTGCACTGACTGTTGTCCAAGGTCTGAGatcatttttttcatatcttcTGTCTGGTTTGATAGTGTTTAACAACGAGTCTAGTAAGTTAGTCCAGTTGTAGTAACTGCATCAGGGTCAGAAGAGGAAACTCAGTAGAgttttaatgtgctttttttttttttaatggaggtgctggggattgaacccaggacctcctgtgtgCTAAGCATaggctttaccacttgagctataccctcccccccaatgTGTTGTATCTGTATGTTGATTATTTTGTGATATTCTGATTCACCTTGAAATCTAAAGGTTTGGGATTTTAACGCCATTTGGTTTGTACAATGGACCTTGTCAGGAAGCTCGTTCCCCGAGGATGAAGCTGCCAGAGTCCCATGTGGAACATTCTGGAATGACACTGGTAACAAACGGATGTCTCTGTTGATTCCTTCAATTGAAAAGATGAAGATCTGAATTTCCCAGTGACTCTAGGCCATAGTTCTGagtaaaaaaaagtacaaatgaaaCATCAGAATTCTCTTAAACATTCCACTATATTTACAGTCCCttagtgacatttaaaaattcttttccttttttttcttctagttttattgagatgtaactgctgtacagcactgtgtaagtttaaagtgtacgggatagtgatttgacttacatcatgaaatggTGACCAtggtaagtttagtgaacatccatcatctacAAAGAtagaaaggtaaagaaaatttTTGATGGGTTTTcttccctgtgatgagaactaTTTAGGATTTACTCTCCTGATGGCTTTCCTTTATAACGTACAGCACTGTTAATTCtattatcatgttgtacattacatccctggtaGTTATTTATCTTATCACTGGAAGTCTGTGCCTTCTGCCTGCCTCCATCCAGTTCCCCTCTTGCCACCCCATCCCTCtggtaactacaaatctgatctctttttctgagttggttcatttgtttgtttttaagttataattgacctacaacactatgttagttcctgatacacaacatagtgattcagtatttttatacatttcaaaataaccaccatgataagtctagtttcCATCTTCACCCTACAAAGGTATTACAAAATTATTGActgttccccacactgtacatttcatacccgtGACTCATTTATCTTGTAGGTGAacgtttgtacttcttaatctccttcacaccacatcaacaaattgaagaataaaaatcagaataagatcttctcaacagatgcagaaaaatcttcCAACAAAACTCAACATCATTACTCTAAAC
Encoded proteins:
- the ZNF394 gene encoding zinc finger protein 394, with product MSWSLTASPGRVAAPPLREGPWIVKVEEDSPGGREADLPGDCQDPETSRLRFRRFRYQEVAGPEEALSRLRELCRQWLRPEKHSKEQILELLVLEQFLTILPRELQAWARKRRPESGEEAAALVRALQRALNGTSPKGLVTARDVAASLTWEEWQHLGPALRDAYREGTLQGCGNTASPGSETGTENRELIPKQETLDEVEPQGQLPGSQEHLSCEWGEAHEDRAEEHSGKPSSLKLEHSPEEPGVPGISDLQNGPREERDSKISELGKSIRSSDSVLCQHVQTAESPLLGDGRGDSCKHSLAVVKPHKNIDQEGNCQGPGLLETPRRFPEERPYKCDKCVKGFKQRSDLLKHQRTHTGEKPYKCQECGKRFSQSATLIKHQRTHTGEKPYTCPRCGDRFRQSSHLSRHQRIHLGEKSYRCAECGGTCRVAHRARHQRAHAGERPYTCEECHKGFKRCSDLAKHQRIHTGEKPYGCSACGKRFSQSATLIKHQRTHTGEKPYRCLECGESFRQSSHLIRHQRIHRNKVLSF